A genomic segment from Modestobacter roseus encodes:
- a CDS encoding PLP-dependent aminotransferase family protein: MTPPVPGTGQAGAHSTGASPHVHPRHPRLDPLADRYAARTHGMKSSEIRALFSVVSRPEVVSLAGGMPAVSALPLDAVGSMIGELVSGMGAQTLQYGSGQGDPRLRERICDVMALEGITDASPSEVVVTVGSQQGLDLVTRVFIDPGDVILAEAPSYVGALGVFQAAQAQVRHVAMDDDGLIPEALEQAVLECRARGDRVKFLYTVPNFHNPAGVTLSEARREAVMAIAEQYDLLIIEDNPYGLLGFEREPMRALRARDDERVIYLGSFSKTFSPGLRVGWVLAPLAVREKLVLATEAQVLCPPSLTQYAVARYLDTQPWREQIKVFTELYRERRDATLESLSALMPAGTTWTRPEGGFYVWLKLPHGLDAKLMQPRAVAAHVAYVPGIGFYADGGGTEHMRLSYCYPEPDQIREGVRRLARVIEAELDLHSTFDGVDTGTFRAVRAGAPPVIGPSNSDQSGDRQP, from the coding sequence GTGACCCCACCCGTGCCCGGAACCGGTCAGGCCGGGGCGCACTCCACCGGTGCGTCCCCGCACGTCCACCCCCGCCACCCGCGGCTGGACCCACTGGCAGACCGGTACGCAGCACGCACCCACGGGATGAAGAGCTCGGAGATCCGGGCGCTGTTCTCCGTGGTGAGCCGACCCGAGGTGGTCTCCCTGGCCGGCGGCATGCCGGCGGTGAGCGCCCTCCCGCTGGACGCCGTCGGGTCGATGATCGGCGAGCTGGTCTCCGGGATGGGCGCGCAGACGCTGCAGTACGGCTCCGGCCAGGGCGACCCGCGGCTGCGCGAGCGGATCTGCGACGTCATGGCGCTGGAGGGGATCACCGACGCCTCGCCCAGCGAGGTCGTGGTCACCGTCGGCTCCCAGCAGGGGCTGGACCTGGTCACCCGGGTGTTCATCGACCCGGGCGACGTCATCCTCGCCGAGGCGCCGTCCTACGTCGGCGCGCTGGGCGTCTTCCAGGCCGCCCAGGCCCAGGTGCGGCACGTCGCCATGGACGACGACGGGCTGATCCCGGAGGCGCTGGAGCAGGCGGTGCTGGAGTGCCGGGCCCGCGGTGACCGGGTGAAGTTCCTCTACACGGTGCCCAACTTCCACAACCCGGCCGGCGTCACGCTCTCCGAGGCCCGGCGGGAGGCGGTCATGGCGATCGCCGAGCAGTACGACCTGCTGATCATCGAGGACAACCCCTACGGCCTGCTGGGCTTCGAGCGGGAGCCGATGCGCGCGCTGCGCGCCCGCGACGACGAGCGGGTCATCTACCTCGGGTCCTTCTCCAAGACCTTCTCACCCGGCCTCCGCGTGGGATGGGTCCTCGCGCCGCTGGCGGTGCGCGAGAAGCTGGTGCTGGCCACCGAGGCACAGGTGCTCTGCCCGCCCTCGCTCACCCAGTACGCCGTCGCCCGCTACCTGGACACCCAGCCCTGGCGCGAGCAGATCAAGGTGTTCACCGAGCTGTACCGCGAACGCCGCGACGCCACCCTGGAGTCGCTGAGCGCCCTCATGCCGGCCGGCACCACCTGGACCCGCCCGGAGGGCGGCTTCTACGTCTGGCTGAAACTGCCGCACGGCCTGGACGCCAAGCTCATGCAGCCGCGCGCGGTCGCCGCGCACGTGGCGTACGTGCCCGGGATCGGCTTCTACGCCGACGGCGGGGGCACCGAGCACATGCGGCTGTCCTACTGCTATCCCGAGCCGGACCAGATCCGGGAGGGGGTGCGCCGCCTCGCCCGGGTGATCGAGGCCGAGCTGGACCTGCACTCGACGTTCGACGGTGTCGACACCGGGACCTTCCGCGCGGTGCGGGCCGGCGCACCCCCTGTCATCGGTCCGTCCAACAGCGACCAGAGTGGAGACCGCCAGCCATGA
- a CDS encoding D-alanine--D-alanine ligase family protein: MTEPAPAPVEATGTDLQHLRALVLAGGLTFEREVSINSGGQVVEALTRAGVDAELHDADAELLPGLAAAPVDAVFIALHGATGEDGALRAVLDLAGVPYVGSPAAACRLAWDKPAAKSVLRSAGVATPDWVALPHSTFRELGAGAVLDLIVARLGLPLMVKPATGGSALGVQKVTRVEDLPAAMVSCFAYGDTVMVERFVDGIELALSVVDFGDGPQALPAVEIAPESGVFDYTSRYTPGLTEYHAPARVDDAVAARAAEVALTVHRVLGLADLSRTDAIVTPDGEVHFLEVNVSPGMTETSMFPMAVEAAGHRLGDVLGRLLARRARP, translated from the coding sequence ATGACCGAGCCGGCTCCCGCACCGGTGGAGGCCACCGGCACCGACCTCCAGCACCTGCGCGCCCTGGTGCTCGCCGGTGGGCTGACCTTCGAGCGCGAGGTCAGCATCAACTCCGGCGGCCAGGTCGTCGAGGCGCTGACCCGCGCCGGCGTGGACGCGGAGCTGCACGACGCCGACGCCGAGCTGCTGCCCGGTCTGGCCGCCGCCCCGGTCGACGCGGTGTTCATCGCCCTGCACGGAGCCACCGGCGAGGACGGCGCGCTGCGGGCCGTGCTGGACCTGGCCGGGGTGCCCTACGTCGGCTCACCGGCGGCCGCCTGCCGACTCGCCTGGGACAAGCCCGCCGCCAAGTCCGTGCTGCGATCGGCCGGCGTCGCGACCCCGGACTGGGTGGCTCTGCCGCACAGCACGTTCCGCGAGCTGGGCGCCGGCGCGGTGCTCGACCTCATCGTCGCCCGGCTCGGCCTGCCGTTGATGGTCAAGCCCGCCACCGGCGGCTCGGCCCTGGGCGTGCAGAAGGTCACCCGGGTGGAGGACCTGCCCGCCGCGATGGTCAGCTGCTTCGCCTACGGCGACACGGTGATGGTCGAGCGGTTCGTGGACGGGATCGAGCTGGCGCTGTCCGTCGTCGACTTCGGGGACGGCCCGCAGGCGCTGCCCGCGGTGGAGATCGCGCCGGAGTCCGGCGTCTTCGACTACACCTCCCGCTACACCCCCGGCCTCACCGAGTACCACGCGCCCGCGCGGGTCGACGACGCGGTCGCCGCCCGGGCAGCCGAGGTGGCGTTGACGGTGCACCGGGTGCTCGGGCTGGCCGACCTCTCGCGCACCGACGCGATCGTCACCCCCGACGGCGAGGTGCACTTCCTCGAGGTGAACGTCTCCCCGGGCATGACCGAGACGTCGATGTTCCCGATGGCCGTCGAGGCCGCCGGTCACCGGCTGGGCGACGTGCTCGGCCGGCTGCTCGCCCGTCGCGCCCGACCCTGA
- a CDS encoding ParB/RepB/Spo0J family partition protein encodes MTKRGGLGRGLAALIPTSAPAPTATPAARAAEAAEAEAAGAGAPDQATPPPPTSLTERAAARDAATGGQSAVEPVAGVPGAHLREVPVDDIVPNPKQPRQVFDDEALEELAHSVREFGLLQPIVVRESGAGRYELIMGERRLRAARAAGLDAVPAIVRDTTDDAMLRDALLENIHRVQLNPLEEAAAYQQLLEEFGATHEELAARIGRSRSQVTNTIRLMKLPVKVQTRVAAGVISAGHARALLGLPGAEAQDALATKIVAEGMSVRATEEAVALAVAESPTAARRSQRKISAPGVEDLAGRLSDVFETKVKVQIGRAKGRIVVEFGSVDDLQRIVGMMAPDITGRGNGS; translated from the coding sequence GTGACCAAGCGTGGCGGACTCGGCCGGGGCCTGGCGGCCCTGATCCCCACCAGTGCGCCGGCACCGACGGCGACGCCCGCGGCCCGCGCCGCGGAGGCAGCCGAGGCGGAGGCGGCAGGTGCCGGCGCCCCGGACCAGGCGACTCCTCCCCCGCCCACCTCGCTGACCGAGCGCGCGGCTGCCCGCGACGCGGCGACCGGCGGGCAGTCCGCCGTCGAGCCGGTGGCCGGGGTGCCCGGCGCCCACCTGCGCGAGGTGCCGGTCGACGACATCGTCCCCAACCCCAAGCAGCCCCGGCAGGTCTTCGACGACGAAGCGCTGGAGGAGCTCGCCCACTCCGTCCGCGAGTTCGGCCTGCTCCAGCCGATCGTCGTCCGTGAGTCCGGTGCGGGGCGCTACGAGCTGATCATGGGTGAGCGGCGCCTGCGTGCAGCGCGCGCGGCTGGGCTCGATGCGGTGCCGGCGATCGTCCGGGACACCACCGACGACGCGATGCTCCGCGACGCCCTGCTGGAGAACATCCACCGGGTGCAGCTCAACCCGCTGGAGGAGGCCGCGGCCTACCAGCAGCTGCTGGAGGAGTTCGGCGCCACCCACGAGGAGCTGGCCGCCCGGATCGGCCGCAGCCGTTCGCAGGTCACCAACACGATCCGGCTGATGAAGCTGCCGGTGAAGGTGCAGACGCGCGTCGCCGCCGGCGTCATCTCCGCAGGCCACGCCCGTGCCCTCCTGGGCCTCCCGGGCGCCGAGGCGCAGGATGCGCTCGCCACCAAGATCGTGGCCGAGGGCATGTCGGTGCGGGCCACCGAGGAGGCGGTCGCGCTGGCGGTCGCCGAGAGCCCGACGGCCGCGCGGCGGTCCCAGCGGAAGATCAGCGCGCCCGGCGTCGAGGACCTCGCGGGTCGGCTCTCCGACGTCTTCGAGACGAAGGTCAAGGTGCAGATCGGCCGGGCCAAGGGCCGCATCGTCGTCGAGTTCGGCTCGGTCGACGACCTGCAGCGGATCGTCGGCATGATGGCGCCGGACATCACCGGACGCGGCAACGGGTCCTGA
- a CDS encoding ParA family protein, whose protein sequence is MTDPGERLRTSLAADQAVGAEFDSPIAAEAMRATRVLHAADQDPFPRPGRIRVITVANQKGGVGKTTSTVNLGVALAMYGLRTLVIDLDPQGNTSTALGVEHTVGTPSIYDALVSDATLAEVTHPTTASPNLHCVPATIDLAGAEIELVSVVAREHRLRRSIEGYLDELPPEERPHYVLIDCPPSLGLLTLNALVAGDEVLIPIQCEYYALEGLGQLLSNIDLVRAHLNPGISVSTILLTMYDGRTKLADQVADEVRNHFGELVLTAVIPRNVRVSEAPGYGQSVLTYDPGSRGSTSYVEAARELAARGAQLAPASPPPPPPAQPRTAAQPAVRPAVRPVPPPPPPPPAVAALVLGESVAGPAAGGRHAP, encoded by the coding sequence ATGACGGACCCGGGCGAGCGGCTGCGCACCAGCCTCGCCGCCGACCAGGCAGTCGGTGCCGAGTTCGACAGCCCGATCGCGGCCGAGGCGATGCGGGCCACCCGCGTGTTGCACGCGGCCGATCAGGACCCCTTCCCCCGGCCCGGGCGGATCCGGGTGATCACCGTCGCCAACCAGAAGGGTGGCGTCGGCAAGACCACCTCGACGGTCAACCTCGGTGTCGCGCTGGCCATGTACGGGCTGCGCACCCTGGTGATCGACCTCGACCCGCAGGGGAACACGAGCACCGCCCTCGGGGTCGAGCACACCGTCGGGACGCCGTCGATCTACGACGCCCTCGTCAGCGACGCCACGCTCGCCGAGGTGACGCACCCGACGACGGCCAGCCCGAACCTGCACTGCGTCCCCGCCACGATCGACCTGGCCGGAGCAGAGATCGAACTGGTCTCCGTCGTCGCGCGCGAGCACCGCCTGCGTCGTTCGATCGAGGGGTACCTCGACGAACTCCCGCCGGAGGAGCGGCCGCACTACGTCCTCATCGACTGCCCGCCGTCGCTGGGGCTGTTGACCCTCAACGCCCTGGTGGCCGGCGACGAGGTGCTCATCCCGATCCAGTGCGAGTACTACGCGCTGGAAGGTCTCGGGCAGCTGCTCTCCAACATCGACCTGGTTCGCGCGCACCTCAACCCGGGCATCTCGGTGAGCACCATCCTGCTCACCATGTACGACGGCCGGACCAAGCTCGCCGACCAGGTGGCCGACGAGGTGCGCAACCACTTCGGTGAGCTGGTGCTCACCGCTGTCATCCCGCGCAACGTCCGGGTGAGCGAGGCGCCGGGGTACGGCCAGTCGGTGCTCACCTACGACCCGGGCTCGCGTGGGTCGACGAGCTACGTGGAGGCCGCCCGCGAGCTCGCCGCCCGCGGCGCCCAGCTCGCCCCGGCGTCGCCGCCTCCTCCCCCACCGGCGCAGCCGCGGACGGCGGCCCAGCCGGCCGTCCGCCCGGCGGTGCGCCCGGTGCCACCTCCTCCCCCGCCGCCGCCTGCGGTGGCCGCCCTGGTGCTCGGCGAGTCGGTCGCCGGCCCTGCTGCGGGGGGACGGCATGCCCCATGA
- the rsmG gene encoding 16S rRNA (guanine(527)-N(7))-methyltransferase RsmG, with protein sequence MFGPALGAATAYVAKLAGDGVTRGLVGPREVERLWDRHLLNSAALAEVVPEGARVVDVGSGAGLPGVPLGLARPDLELALVEPMARRVEFLAEVVAELDRSWQVVRGRAEERAVVRAVGPVDVVTARAVAPLPRLVGWCRGLLRPGAQLIALVGARAAEEVPALVPELEAAGMRDISTRAVGVGLGAAATTVVLMTRAGVPRPPR encoded by the coding sequence GTGTTCGGGCCCGCACTCGGCGCGGCGACTGCCTACGTGGCCAAGCTGGCCGGTGACGGGGTCACCCGCGGCCTGGTCGGGCCCCGCGAGGTCGAGCGCCTGTGGGACCGGCACCTGCTCAACAGTGCGGCGCTGGCCGAGGTCGTCCCGGAGGGCGCGCGGGTGGTCGACGTCGGCAGTGGCGCCGGGCTGCCCGGCGTGCCTCTCGGGCTGGCCCGGCCGGACCTCGAGTTGGCGCTGGTCGAGCCGATGGCCCGGCGGGTGGAGTTCCTCGCCGAGGTGGTTGCGGAGCTCGACCGGTCCTGGCAGGTCGTCCGCGGCCGCGCCGAGGAGCGTGCGGTGGTCCGGGCCGTGGGGCCGGTCGACGTGGTGACCGCCCGCGCCGTCGCTCCGCTGCCCCGGCTCGTCGGCTGGTGTCGCGGGTTGCTGCGGCCGGGCGCCCAGCTGATCGCCCTGGTGGGCGCCCGGGCGGCCGAGGAGGTGCCGGCACTCGTCCCGGAACTGGAGGCCGCGGGGATGCGGGACATCTCCACGCGGGCCGTCGGTGTCGGCCTCGGTGCCGCAGCCACTACCGTGGTGCTGATGACGCGGGCCGGCGTTCCCCGCCCACCGCGCTGA
- a CDS encoding protein jag produces MTAPDSDTAATAEATSDAVLPQVGGSGEPALPDADPASADAVVEPVDTIDDDADDDDTDDEQGSDGLLVREGDVAGDYLERLLDILDVDGDIDLDVEGDRASVAVVGGQLKTLIGPDGATLEALQELTRLAVAQSTGVRSRLMLDIGGFRAKRRADLTSLAGAAAERVAESRQPERLAPMNPFERKVVHDVVAAAAGVRSESEGEEPNRRVVVLPDA; encoded by the coding sequence GTGACTGCACCCGACAGCGACACCGCCGCGACGGCCGAGGCCACCTCGGACGCAGTGCTCCCCCAGGTCGGGGGCAGCGGGGAACCCGCGCTGCCCGACGCCGACCCCGCGTCCGCGGACGCCGTCGTCGAGCCGGTCGACACGATCGATGACGACGCCGATGACGACGACACCGACGACGAGCAGGGCTCCGACGGCCTCCTGGTCCGGGAGGGCGACGTGGCCGGGGACTACCTGGAGCGACTGCTCGACATCCTCGACGTGGACGGCGACATCGACCTCGACGTCGAGGGCGACCGTGCCTCCGTGGCCGTGGTCGGAGGCCAGCTCAAGACCCTCATCGGCCCGGACGGCGCCACCCTGGAGGCGCTGCAGGAGCTGACCCGGCTGGCCGTCGCCCAGTCGACCGGCGTCCGCAGCCGGCTGATGCTGGACATCGGTGGGTTCCGCGCGAAGCGGCGGGCCGACCTGACCAGCCTCGCCGGGGCCGCTGCCGAGCGGGTCGCGGAGAGCCGGCAGCCCGAGCGGCTCGCCCCGATGAACCCCTTCGAGCGCAAGGTGGTGCACGACGTCGTGGCCGCGGCCGCCGGGGTGCGCAGCGAGTCGGAGGGCGAGGAGCCGAACCGTCGCGTCGTGGTCCTGCCGGACGCGTGA
- the yidC gene encoding membrane protein insertase YidC, translated as MLDWLYTAIAWVMKQWHSLFSTFLDPAGGITWALSIVFLVITIRVLLFRLFVKQVKSQRAMQEIQPEIQKLRKQYGADKQGFSQAMMALQKERGVNPLASCLPILPQIPVFISLFHVLRRLAPDKPGLYSWDNELTDQAARADLFGAPISSSFNMTGAKEQAILGLDGVTYGSIRIVAFVLIVVMCTTTFFTQKQIMKRSGPVEGQAAMIQKLLLYGMPISLFVTGFFFPVGVLLYWFTNNLWTMGQQFYILKKLPPPGSPAALAKAAADKPQIDPKALAPKPGAKPVRPKPGRPAAAAPESTVGTDASQTPPPHGTGPSGNGTGPSGTGAEGSTGSTAAGGSANGRPAGGNRPGQGSGGNRASGPANRGKRKRR; from the coding sequence TTGCTTGACTGGCTGTACACCGCGATCGCGTGGGTGATGAAGCAGTGGCACTCACTGTTCTCCACGTTCCTGGACCCGGCCGGTGGCATCACCTGGGCGCTGTCGATCGTCTTCCTGGTCATCACCATCCGGGTGCTGCTGTTCCGCCTGTTCGTCAAGCAGGTGAAGTCGCAGCGCGCGATGCAGGAGATCCAGCCGGAGATCCAGAAGCTGCGCAAGCAGTACGGCGCTGACAAGCAGGGCTTCAGCCAGGCGATGATGGCGCTGCAGAAGGAGCGCGGGGTCAACCCGCTGGCCAGCTGCCTGCCGATCCTGCCGCAGATCCCGGTCTTCATCTCGCTGTTCCACGTGCTGCGCCGGCTCGCCCCGGACAAGCCGGGTCTGTACAGCTGGGACAACGAACTCACCGACCAGGCTGCGCGGGCGGACCTCTTCGGTGCCCCGATCTCCTCCTCGTTCAACATGACCGGGGCCAAGGAGCAGGCCATCCTCGGCCTGGACGGCGTCACCTACGGCAGCATCCGGATCGTCGCGTTCGTGCTGATCGTGGTCATGTGCACCACGACCTTCTTCACCCAGAAGCAGATCATGAAGCGCTCGGGCCCGGTCGAGGGCCAGGCCGCGATGATCCAGAAGCTGCTGCTCTACGGCATGCCGATCAGCCTCTTCGTGACCGGCTTCTTCTTCCCGGTCGGCGTGCTCCTCTACTGGTTCACCAACAACCTGTGGACCATGGGGCAGCAGTTCTACATCCTCAAGAAGCTCCCCCCGCCCGGCTCGCCGGCCGCGCTGGCCAAGGCCGCCGCCGACAAGCCGCAGATCGACCCGAAGGCCCTGGCCCCCAAGCCGGGCGCCAAGCCGGTCCGCCCCAAGCCCGGCCGCCCGGCCGCCGCCGCCCCGGAGTCCACGGTCGGCACGGACGCGTCGCAGACCCCGCCGCCCCACGGCACCGGCCCCAGTGGCAACGGGACCGGCCCGAGCGGGACGGGCGCCGAGGGCAGCACCGGCAGCACGGCCGCCGGGGGCAGCGCGAACGGGCGCCCCGCCGGCGGCAACCGGCCCGGCCAGGGCTCCGGCGGCAACCGCGCCAGCGGCCCCGCCAACCGCGGCAAGCGCAAGCGACGCTGA
- the yidD gene encoding membrane protein insertion efficiency factor YidD encodes MSGSPARALLAAVRFYQRAISPVFPPRCRFHPSCSAYAVEALEVHGAGRGTWLAFRRLARCASWHPGGADFVPERTVPQRTDRGSRGTAETTHSSCTAAQPSAQSPEPAAPGVAGARRPDSAPPPAPRRSAQQEAGVA; translated from the coding sequence ATGAGCGGCTCCCCCGCCCGGGCACTGCTGGCCGCGGTGCGCTTCTACCAGCGGGCGATCAGCCCGGTCTTCCCGCCGCGCTGCCGCTTCCACCCCAGCTGCAGCGCCTACGCGGTCGAGGCCCTCGAGGTGCACGGCGCCGGGCGCGGCACCTGGCTCGCGTTCCGGCGACTGGCCCGGTGTGCCTCCTGGCACCCGGGCGGCGCCGACTTCGTCCCCGAGCGGACCGTCCCGCAGCGCACCGACCGCGGGTCGCGCGGAACCGCAGAGACCACCCACTCGTCGTGCACTGCGGCGCAGCCGTCCGCGCAGTCCCCGGAGCCGGCGGCTCCAGGGGTCGCCGGCGCGCGCCGACCCGACAGTGCACCCCCGCCGGCACCGCGCCGGTCTGCGCAGCAGGAGGCTGGCGTTGCTTGA
- the rnpA gene encoding ribonuclease P protein component: MLPAQARLRRRPEFTAVVRSGRRAGRPTLVLHYLSERPVARVGGPVAPDSGPRAGFVVGKTVGNSVCRHRVTRQLRHLVAARLDRLPATADLVVRARPEAAGADSTALGRDLDRGLDRLLGARSS; the protein is encoded by the coding sequence GTGCTGCCCGCGCAGGCACGCCTGCGCCGGCGGCCGGAGTTCACCGCGGTCGTGCGGTCCGGCCGGCGTGCCGGCCGCCCGACCCTGGTGCTGCACTACCTCTCCGAACGGCCCGTCGCCCGGGTCGGGGGCCCCGTTGCCCCGGACTCCGGGCCACGGGCCGGTTTCGTGGTCGGCAAGACCGTGGGCAACTCCGTCTGCCGGCACCGGGTGACCCGTCAGCTGCGGCACCTGGTCGCCGCGCGGCTGGACCGCCTGCCGGCGACCGCCGACCTGGTGGTCCGCGCCCGGCCGGAGGCCGCCGGGGCCGACTCGACCGCCCTCGGCCGCGACCTGGACAGGGGCCTGGACCGGCTGCTCGGGGCGCGCTCCTCATGA
- the rpmH gene encoding 50S ribosomal protein L34, with the protein MSKRTFQPNNRRRSKTHGFRLRMRTRAGRAILAGRRRKGRDKLSA; encoded by the coding sequence GTGAGCAAGCGCACGTTCCAGCCGAACAACCGCCGCCGGTCCAAGACCCACGGCTTCCGGCTGCGGATGCGCACCCGGGCCGGTCGCGCGATCCTCGCCGGCCGTCGCCGCAAGGGTCGCGACAAGCTCTCCGCCTGA